Proteins encoded by one window of Musa acuminata AAA Group cultivar baxijiao chromosome BXJ2-9, Cavendish_Baxijiao_AAA, whole genome shotgun sequence:
- the LOC135622262 gene encoding uncharacterized protein LOC135622262, translated as MPPPASAIPQFRCVSSSLLRSRNLISTDPHHIHRPKPISSLNLLSSSSSPPRRWRCGANSEGTGSRPEEEALSGMVDELLRREENKALLDGLEEASARVERAREALADIERRAADVLRAKEYMRQLQNREAEIAQSQRELLEARAKVEEAQRSLSANTDDSNNSDIVFEDINKEKERLESAKAAVVSSVVGTLAGVPIYLYQATSVPQVILDLAVISISCALFGVTFRYTVRQDLDNLQLKTGTCAAFGLIKGLSAAETGRILKLDAETFISFSIDGAVYVSENIFVFLAAAVALDFCFKMRVLSPFPTRR; from the exons ATGCCGCCTCCGGCATCCGCAATCCCACAGTTCCGCTGCGTGTCATCCTCCCTCCTCCGCTCAAGAAATCTAATCTCCACCGACCCTCACCATATCCACCGCCCCAAACCAATTTCAAGCTTAaatcttctctcctcctcctcttctcctccgcgACGGTGGCGATGCGGCGCCAACTCCGAGGGGACGGGGTCGCGCCCGGAGGAGGAGGCGCTTTCGGGCATGGTGGACGAGCTGCTGAGGAGGGAGGAGAACAAGGCCCTACTCGACGGGCTCGAGGAGGCCTCCGCCAGGGTGGAGCGGGCGAGGGAGGCTCTCGCGGACATCGAGCGCCGGGCAGCCGACGTCTTGAGGGCTAAGGAGTACATGCGCCAGCTCCAAAATCGCGAGGCGGAG ATTGCACAATCTCAAAGGGAATTGTTAGAAGCAAGGGCAAAGGTGGAAGAAGCTCAGCGATCCCTGTCAGCGAATACGGATGACAGCAATAATTCTGATATTGTCTTCGAAGACAttaacaaagagaaagagagattagAATCTGCAAAGGCTGCTGTAGTTTCATCTGTGGTTGGCACACTTGCTGGTGTCCCTATATATCTGTATCAAGCTACTAGCGTCCCTCAAGTTATTCTTGACTTGGCAGTCATTTCTATTAGCTGTGCTTTATTTGGAGTTACGTTTCGGTACACGGTAAGACAAGACCTGGATAATCTTCAACTCAAAACAGGGACATGTGCGGCCTTTGGTTTAATCAAGG GGCTTTCGGCAGCTGAGACTGGGAGGATTCTGAAACTGGATGCTGAAACTTTCATCTCATTTTCAATTGATGGAGCAGTGTATGTGTCAGAGAATATCTTTGTCTttcttgctgctgctgttgctctcGACTTCTGCTTTAAGATGAGGGTATTAAGTCCTTTTCCAACAAGGAGATAG
- the LOC135622183 gene encoding protein TILLER ANGLE CONTROL 1-like isoform X1 translates to MKIFNWMHRKLHSGNNYSQVSQDEDVEEKAVVETDTDALLLHDMLNGILTIGTLGHHRHLVPEAYFDSEELLGEVGEVIEEVEEAGLFEVAREASAAVRKESFKIKLSVEDEEKKIMEVVQVHEVQGSEKILELPLLKEHKEKRHRRRTTLADLLAANAVSDNDSAAKTVPDGTNVRGKQQAINAKNNMQHKKSKGDQKPPATTTTTGKLQTLIPRMLKKKIHPEMAEPKEDALKERNKAEKRPIAGEAASGNLPSL, encoded by the exons ATGAAA ATCTTCAACTGGATGCACCGTAAACTGCACTCCGGCAACAACTACTCCCAGGTTTCACAAG ATGAAGATGTCGAAGAGAAGGCAGTGGTGGAGACGGACACGGATGCGCTGCTTCTCCATGATATGCTTAATGGCATCCTCACCATTGGCACCTTAGGCCATCACCGCCACCTTGTGCCTGAAGCTTACTTCGATTCAGAAGAGCTTCTCGGAGAGGTTGGAGAAGTCATAGAGGAAGTGGAGGAAGCTGGGTTGTTCGAGGTAGCGAGAGAAGCTTCGGCAGCCGTACGCAAGGAGTCATTTAAGATCAAGTTGTCGGTcgaggatgaggagaagaagataaTGGAGGTGGTGCAGGTGCACGAGGTACAGGGATCTGAGAAGATCCTTGAGCTGCCATTGCTGAAGGAGCACAAGGAGAAGAGACACCGGCGGAGGACGACGCTCGCCGATCTGCTGGCGGCCAATGCTGTCAGCGACAACGATTCAGCGGCGAAGACAGTACCCGACGGAACCAATGTGAGGGGCAAGCAGCAGGCGATCAATGCTAAGAATAACATGCAGCACAAGAAAAGTAAAGGAGATCAGAAGCCACCTGCAACCACCACTACCACTGGAAAACTACAAACA CTGATACCAAGGATGTTGAAGAAGAAGATCCATCCGGAGATGGCAGAGCCCAAGGAAGATGCGCTGAAGGAAAGAAACAAAGCAGAGAAGCGTCCAATCGCCGGGGAAGCAGCATCTGGTAATCTTCCCTCTCTCTGA
- the LOC103996612 gene encoding ras-related protein RABA3, which produces MLVYPPPLPEPSFRQQPQQESEEATAMEDEWGAERAAEIDYVFKVVVIGDSAVGKTQLLSRFTKDEFCFDSKSTIGIEFQTRTIVLNRKRIKAQIWDTAGQERYRAVTSAYYRGALGAMLVYDITKRPTFDHVARWVEELRANADKAIVIMLIGNKSDLAEKRAVSTEDAVEFAEEQGLFFSEASALSGDNVESAFLRLIEEIHGVVSRKDLESDEGSRDGGNDLLRLKGNKVSVLSEVSMMETSALRKGTRCACS; this is translated from the exons ATGCTTGTGTATCCTCCTCCCCTTCCCGAGCCCAGCTTCCGACAGCAGCCACAACAAGAATCGGAAGAGGCGACAGCGATGGAAGACGAGTGGGGTGCGGAGAGGGCGGCGGAGATCGACTACGTGTTCAAGGTAGTGGTGATCGGCGACTCGGCCGTCGGGAAGACGCAGTTGCTGTCGAGGTTCACCAAGGACGAGTTCTGCTTCGACTCCAAGTCCACCATCGGCATCGAGTTCCAGACTCGAACCATCGTGCTCAACCGCAAGCGCATCAAGGCCCAAATCTGGGACACTGCCGGCCAGGAGAG GTACCGAGCGGTCACGAGTGCTTACTACAGAGGAGCTCTCGGTGCCATGCTGGTGTACGACATCACCAAAAGGCCGACGTTCGATCACGTGGCGAGGTGGGTGGAGGAACTGCGAGCGAACGCGGACAAGGCCATCGTCATCATGTTGATCGGGAACAAGTCCGACCTCGCTGAAAAAAGGGCGGTGTCCACCGAGGACGCCGTGGAGTTTGCGGAGGAACAAGGGCTGTTCTTCTCGGAGGCGTCTGCACTCAGTGGCGACAACGTGGAGAGCGCGTTCTTGAGGCTGATAGAGGAAATCCATGGAGTGGTGTCAAGGAAGGACTTGGAGAGCGACGAAGGCAGCAGAGACGGTGGGAACGATCTGCTGAGACTGAAGGGGAACAAGGTGTCGGTTCTTTCTGAGGTCTCAATGATGGAAACCAGTGCCCTGAGAAAAGGAACTCGGTGTGCTTGTTCCTGA
- the LOC103996610 gene encoding probable 6-phosphogluconolactonase 4, chloroplastic: protein MAASGVSHSPAAPAYRLRHLPLTRRFMLPATPRLHLPTGTLYPGARISRCPDAPAPLRSNRRPLSPPLAMAYEATSTATAANGKQDLLVFDSDEELSVSLAKYTAELSEKFVQERGVFTVVISGGSLVKSLRKLTESPYLESVDWAKWHVFWVDERVVPKDHEDSNYKLAFDSFLSKVPIPPVQVYAINDASSAEGAAEDYEAALKNLVNAGVIAVSTTGYPRFDLMLIGMGPDGHIASLFPGHALLSMTEKWVTYVKDSPKPPPERITFTFPVINASAYVALVVTGAGKAGAVFKALGSEKTSSDLLPVEMVSLEDGKFTWFTDKAALSMLHDKASL from the exons ATGGCTGCCTCCGGCGTCTCCCACTCCCCTGCCGCTCCTGCTTACCGGCTCCGCCACCTGCCGTTGACACGGCGTTTCATGCTCCCGGCTACCCCACGATTACACCTGCCGACCGGAACCCTATATCCGGGCGCGAGGATCTCCCGCTGTCCTGACGCCCCTGCTCCGCTCCGATCCAACCGCAGACCGCTGTCCCCGCCTCTCGCCATGGCCTACGAAGCGACTTCCACCGCGACGGCGGCGAATGGGAAGCAGGACTTGCTGGTCTTCGACAGCGACGAGGAGCTCTCCGTGTCGCTGGCGAAGTACACGGCGGAGTTGTCGGAGAAGTTCGTCCAAGAAAGGGGCGTCTTCACTGTGGTGATCTCCGGCGGATCTCTCGTCAAGTCCCTCAG GAAATTGACGGAATCTCCTTATTTGGAATCGGTGGATTGGGCGAAATGGCACGTATTCTGGGTGGATGAAAGAGTGGTGCCAAAGGATCACGAAGACAGCAACTACAAGCTAGCATTTGATAGTTTTTTGTCTAAG GTCCCAATTCCACCAGTTCAAGTTTACGCCATCAATGATGCCTCATCAGCGGAGGGTGCTGCTGAAGACTATGAGGCTGCTTTGAAGAATTTGGTCAATGCTGGTGTGATCGCGGTATCAACAACAGGGTACCCAAGATTTGATCTCATGTTAATAGGGATGGGACCGGATGGCCACATTGCTTCTCTTTTCCCTGGCCACGCCCTCCTGAGTATGACGGAAAAGTGGGTTACCTACGTAAAGGACTCTCCAAAGCCACCACCTGAAAGAATTACATTCACGTTTCCTGTTATCAACGCATCCGCTTATGTTGCCTTGGTGGTCACTGGAGCTGGGAAAGCTGGTGCAGTTTTTAAGGCTCTGGGGAGTGAGAAAACATCATCTGATTTGCTGCCTGTTGAGATGGTTTCCCTTGAAGATGGCAAGTTCACTTGGTTCACTGATAAAGCAGCACTCTCAATGCTCCACGATAAGGCAAGCCTGTAG
- the LOC135622183 gene encoding protein TILLER ANGLE CONTROL 1-like isoform X2 has product MKIFNWMHRKLHSGNNYSQVSQDEDVEEKAVVETDTDALLLHDMLNGILTIGTLGHHRHLVPEAYFDSEELLGEVGEVIEEVEEAGLFEVAREASAAVRKESFKIKLSVEDEEKKIMEVVQVHEVQGSEKILELPLLKEHKEKRHRRRTTLADLLAANAVSDNDSAAKTVPDGTNVRGKQQAINAKNNMQHKKSKGDQKPPATTTTTGKLQTLIPRMLKKKIHPEMAEPKEDALKERNKAEKRPIAGEAASELF; this is encoded by the exons ATGAAA ATCTTCAACTGGATGCACCGTAAACTGCACTCCGGCAACAACTACTCCCAGGTTTCACAAG ATGAAGATGTCGAAGAGAAGGCAGTGGTGGAGACGGACACGGATGCGCTGCTTCTCCATGATATGCTTAATGGCATCCTCACCATTGGCACCTTAGGCCATCACCGCCACCTTGTGCCTGAAGCTTACTTCGATTCAGAAGAGCTTCTCGGAGAGGTTGGAGAAGTCATAGAGGAAGTGGAGGAAGCTGGGTTGTTCGAGGTAGCGAGAGAAGCTTCGGCAGCCGTACGCAAGGAGTCATTTAAGATCAAGTTGTCGGTcgaggatgaggagaagaagataaTGGAGGTGGTGCAGGTGCACGAGGTACAGGGATCTGAGAAGATCCTTGAGCTGCCATTGCTGAAGGAGCACAAGGAGAAGAGACACCGGCGGAGGACGACGCTCGCCGATCTGCTGGCGGCCAATGCTGTCAGCGACAACGATTCAGCGGCGAAGACAGTACCCGACGGAACCAATGTGAGGGGCAAGCAGCAGGCGATCAATGCTAAGAATAACATGCAGCACAAGAAAAGTAAAGGAGATCAGAAGCCACCTGCAACCACCACTACCACTGGAAAACTACAAACA CTGATACCAAGGATGTTGAAGAAGAAGATCCATCCGGAGATGGCAGAGCCCAAGGAAGATGCGCTGAAGGAAAGAAACAAAGCAGAGAAGCGTCCAATCGCCGGGGAAGCAGCATCTG AGCTGTTTTGA
- the LOC103996609 gene encoding glucan endo-1,3-beta-glucosidase-like, giving the protein MTNKPNSLPFSLLLLALLFASVLVVDAHNVICKCHRVHGHKKHNHKGDGQHGGVNANGTLDVTVSQNGTAGGNQSSSYSSSSSSSSSNVTMSQSNTGAGDQNSSSSSSSTYGSLSSNSTGADNQTPSTPLTPPSSSSSNSYDNTGTGNPTTSSSSPSSDISTSQNITTAGNQSSSSSLPPPYSSSSSLPPPYSSSTLPPPSSSSLPPASSYSSSSSTINVSQNVTGAGNQATSSSIPPSSSSSSSSSSTSTSTYVDGSSNAGSVGVCFGRSGDNLPSPSVIVQLLKSHRISKVRLFVPIPAVLTALKGTGIRIMIGVPNENIMQLSSGGADAALAWLKTNVLAFVDASQVCYLAVGNEVLHTDASLTPYLVPAMYNFHKALQTLGLDSSIKLSSPCSSQILSVWTPPSNGAFAPFCLPAVQSMLKFLSETGAPFMVNMQPFHSFINDPVSTNLNFCLFQAKAQPMLDNGLQYTNMFDVMLDALATAMEREGFKGIPVMVTETGWPTAGNNVATPDNAAAYIGGILERRSHGVGTPKRPNQAVEVFLSDMFNENTKGGQEFEKHFGIFQPDGSPVINVTSFT; this is encoded by the coding sequence ATGACGAACAAGCCCAACTCACTTCCCTTCTCCTTACTCCTCCTTGCTCTCCTCTTCGCCTCGGTTCTCGTCGTCGATGCCCACAATGTAATCTGCAAGTGCCACCGAGTCCATGGCCACAAAAAGCACAACCACAAGGGCGACGGGCAGCATGGTGGCGTCAATGCCAATGGCACCCTTGATGTCACCGTCTCTCAAAACGGTACCGCAGGTGGCAACCAGTCCTCCTCCTACTCGTCTTCGTCGTCATCATCTTCATCCAATGTCACCATGTCCCAAAGTAACACCGGTGCTGGCGATCAAAACTCCTCGTCATCCTCGTCCTCGACTTATGGTTCCCTATCTAGCAATAGTACCGGAGCCGACAACCAAACCCCCTCCACGCCCTTGACTCCCCCCTCATCATCCTCATCAAACTCCTACGACAATACTGGAACTGGCAATCCGACCACCTCCTCGTCGTCACCCTCGTCCGACATCAGCACGTCTCAGAACATTACCACAGCTGGCAACCAATCATCCTCCTCGTCTTTGCCGCCGCCGTACTCCTCTTCCTCATCATTGCCGCCCCCGTACTCCTCCTCGACATTGCCGCCGCCGTCCTCCTCGTCATTGCCGCCTGCATCCTCCTactcgtcttcctcctccaccatCAACGTATCTCAGAACGTTACCGGAGCCGGCAACCAAGCAACGTCCTCCTCCATCCCTCCTTCGTCATCGTCGTCATCGTCCTCGTCATCCACGTCCACCTCCACCTATGTCGACGGCAGCAGCAATGCCGGCTCGGTGGGCGTATGCTTCGGACGCTCCGGCGACAATCTCCCCTCCCCCTCCGTCATCGTCCAACTGCTCAAGTCGCATCGCATCTCCAAGGTTCGCCTCTTCGTCCCCATCCCCGCTGTCCTCACAGCCCTGAAGGGCACCGGGATCCGGATCATGATCGGCGTGCCAAACGAGAACATCATGCAACTTTCCTCGGGCGGCGCCGACGCTGCCCTTGCTTGGTTGAAGACGAACGTCCTGGCCTTCGTGGACGCCAGCCAGGTCTGCTACCTTGCCGTCGGCAACGAGGTGCTCCACACGGACGCTTCACTCACCCCGTACCTCGTGCCGGCCATGTACAACTTTCACAAGGCGTTGCAGACGTTGGGCCTGGATTCCAGCATCAAGCTCTCTTCGCCATGTTCCTCGCAGATCCTCTCCGTCTGGACGCCTCCTTCGAACGGCGCGTTCGCTCCGTTCTGCCTCCCCGCCGTCCAGTCGATGTTGAAGTTCCTGTCGGAGACCGGGGCGCCGTTCATGGTGAACATGCAGCCCTTCCACAGCTTCATCAATGACCCGGTCAGCACCAACTTGAACTTCTGCCTCTTCCAAGCGAAAGCGCAGCCGATGCTCGACAACGGCCTGCAGTACACCAACATGTTCGACGTGATGTTGGATGCCCTGGCGACGGCGATGGAGAGGGAGGGGTTCAAGGGGATCCCGGTGATGGTGACGGAGACAGGATGGCCGACGGCAGGGAACAACGTCGCCACGCCGGACAACGCAGCAGCTTACATCGGGGGTATCCTCGAGCGGAGGTCGCACGGCGTCGGCACGCCCAAGCGCCCGAATCAAGCGGTGGAGGTCTTCTTGTCGGATATGTTCAACGAGAACACCAAGGGCGGACAGGAGTTTGAGAAGCACTTCGGCATCTTCCAGCCTGACGGCAGCCCGGTTATCAACGTCACCTCCTTCACTTGA